The Anopheles maculipalpis chromosome 3RL, idAnoMacuDA_375_x, whole genome shotgun sequence genomic sequence aTTTACCTGTAAGCAAAGCTGTCAAATTGGACTCATTTTGAAATTGGAATATTCTTGAGGGACCGTCTACACTCGGAAGGATAGAATTGCTGTGGCTGCCTTCTTGTGTAGTTATTTTACGAAGCAGTAAATTCATATCATCATCAAGCATAACATTGCGTTAATGGTAAAAAAGTGCATTTAAGCCTTCTTGTTGCAATTGCAGCTTTAAATGCTGTGTTACGTTTCGTGCATTTCTGCTGCGCCCAACTACACGTACTACTATATTCCTTGTAGCAAACGTGACCGGGAGCTGGCACGTTTCGATACGGGTTCGGAAGGATTTGATTTCATAAGGTGGAAGCGTGAAGAGGGATAAAAATACGCGGCAAGCAGACAGACAGGTAGGCGGTGGTGCTACTATGGGCAAATCGTCACAGGTTGCTATGGATCACGATAGCAGCAGTGATCGCATAACAGCTCGCGTTGGATCGCGCCAGAAGGTAATagcctcacacacacaacgcacacaccATTTTTGCTATTACTATTACAGCATGTTTATTCCAGAAAGCGAAAATTGTGTTTGACCCTTCCGATCATCATGTGCCACGAAAACGCAACCGTCGCGGCGAACACGAACCAACGGCAGGAACGGGGACACCCAAATCAGAACCAActcaaacagcaacaacgttATCATCGTCTTCCAATGAAGGTTCAACCAGCAAGAATCATTCATCGGCTACAACGAGCGTTGGCGGACAACGCGGTACAACGGCAACGGCGGCATTGTGCCGTACCTGTCAAAAATGCGGACGTAGTGGGCCAGGGCGAATGCCAAGAAAATCACCCATTACACCGTGGACATGCTCTTCCTGTCTAATTCTGAAAACTGGATCAAGCAAAGCAGGGTCAGGGGCCAACAAAACGGGACAGTCCAAAATGCAATCCAAATCGAGCAGGGATCGAACGTCCGAAGAAGAAGCAGCCTCGGACGAGGCGAATgatgaagaggaggaagaggaagaagaagaagacaataAG encodes the following:
- the LOC126565002 gene encoding sterile alpha motif domain-containing protein 1, with the translated sequence MGKSSQVAMDHDSSSDRITARVGSRQKKAKIVFDPSDHHVPRKRNRRGEHEPTAGTGTPKSEPTQTATTLSSSSNEGSTSKNHSSATTSVGGQRGTTATAALCRTCQKCGRSGPGRMPRKSPITPWTCSSCLILKTGSSKAGSGANKTGQSKMQSKSSRDRTSEEEAASDEANDEEEEEEEEEDNKRQHDFAGFSETELGGHEKVNDVKVDQKLYVREPHENKDGVQNKSNEPVVAATIKRTDSHDDGDERDGSAKDVRYWSCNDVCRFFSRHCKSWGDLFHEQEIDGASLLLMRKGDVLSRFGLKLGPAMELYQRIVALQNGDRDIVDVRLTWI